The Xanthomonas fragariae genome has a segment encoding these proteins:
- the rplT gene encoding 50S ribosomal protein L20 has protein sequence MARVKRGVQARRRHKKVLNLAKGYYNARRKVFRVAKQAVIKAQQYAYIGRKQKKRVFRALWITRINAAARINGLSYSRFMNGMLKAGITLDRKVLADIAVHDAAGFAALAEKAKGALAA, from the coding sequence ATGGCACGAGTAAAGCGTGGTGTGCAGGCGCGCCGCCGCCACAAAAAAGTTTTGAATCTGGCGAAGGGCTACTACAACGCCCGTCGTAAAGTCTTTCGCGTCGCCAAGCAGGCGGTCATCAAGGCCCAGCAGTACGCTTACATCGGTCGTAAGCAGAAGAAGCGCGTGTTCCGTGCGCTTTGGATCACCCGCATCAATGCGGCAGCCCGCATCAACGGTCTTAGCTACAGTCGTTTCATGAATGGCATGCTCAAGGCTGGCATCACTCTGGATCGCAAGGTGTTGGCTGACATCGCCGTGCACGATGCGGCCGGCTTTGCCGCGCTAGCTGAGAAAGCAAAGGGCGCACTGGCTGCTTAA
- a CDS encoding integration host factor subunit alpha — MALTKAEMAERLFDEVGLNKREAKEFVDAFFDVLRDALEQGRQVKLSGFGNFDLRRKNQRPGRNPKTGEEIPISARTVVTFRPGQKLKERVEAYAGSGQ; from the coding sequence ATGGCATTGACGAAAGCGGAAATGGCCGAACGTCTGTTCGACGAAGTCGGCCTGAACAAGCGCGAGGCAAAGGAATTTGTCGATGCGTTCTTCGACGTGCTGCGCGATGCGCTGGAGCAGGGCCGTCAGGTGAAGCTGTCCGGTTTCGGCAATTTTGATTTACGACGCAAGAATCAACGGCCCGGCCGCAATCCCAAGACCGGTGAGGAAATTCCGATCTCGGCACGTACGGTAGTGACCTTCCGTCCGGGCCAGAAGCTCAAGGAGCGGGTGGAGGCTTATGCTGGATCCGGGCAGTAA
- the pheT gene encoding phenylalanine--tRNA ligase subunit beta gives MKFSENWLRSHVPIQTTRDELAATLTAIGLEVEEVTPLGEALGQVVVARIVAAVRHPEADRLQVCSVDAGQGELLQIVCGAPNARTGLVAPLALVGAQIGALTITAAELRGVVSNGMLCSAKELSLDSDASGLFELPDDAPVGQALAEYLGLPDASIEIKLTPNRADCFSLRGIAFDVAAACASEVVAFDASAVAPVSTRTLVVELDAGNEAPRYCGRVIEGIDPAAKTPVWLAERLRRSGVRPVSLLVDITQYVMLELGQPMHVFDLDTLQGPIGVRRSRSGEQLALLDGRQVTLDDSFLTITDAGRPVALAGLMGGLDTCVTNTTRNVFLESAYFDPAAIMGRGRRLGLHTDAGHRFERGVDPALPPQAVEVATRLVLELAGGTPGPVVHAQLPQHLPQPSRILLRRARIARVLGIQIEDVDVVRILSALGMQLEAFAEGWQVVAPSRRFDIAIEEDLIEELARIHGYDRVPATLPGGASRIAMPSETQLDELSVRRQLVARELQETINYAFVDAALLKRWQLTDGLMPLANPLSAELAIMRPCLLPGLVATLGRNAARQVGRVRLFELGKVFAAADETGAAPQESQHVAAAVCGDALALQWGESARKVDFHDLKGDLVALAAASGAVLEFQPSTQPFGHPGRSADIYRDGACIGWIGQVHPRLAKVLDIDMDVIAFELQLTPLVQRALPRAGELSRFPSVRRDLAFVVPEEVTWAALSTTVRATVGPLLREVQLFDRYVGQGVEPGFKSLAMGLILQDNSRTLTDRDVDAVVTAVVAVIEREHRARIRS, from the coding sequence ATGAAATTCTCTGAAAATTGGCTGCGCAGCCACGTGCCCATCCAGACGACCCGTGACGAACTTGCCGCGACGCTGACTGCGATCGGTCTGGAGGTCGAAGAGGTCACGCCGTTGGGCGAGGCCTTGGGGCAGGTGGTAGTAGCGCGCATTGTCGCGGCGGTTCGGCATCCTGAAGCCGATCGTCTGCAGGTCTGCAGCGTCGATGCAGGGCAGGGCGAGTTGCTGCAGATCGTGTGTGGCGCGCCCAATGCGCGCACCGGTCTGGTGGCGCCGTTGGCGCTGGTCGGTGCGCAGATCGGTGCGTTGACTATCACCGCAGCCGAGCTGCGTGGCGTGGTGTCCAACGGCATGCTGTGTTCGGCCAAGGAACTGAGTCTGGACAGCGATGCGTCCGGCTTGTTCGAGCTGCCGGACGATGCGCCGGTGGGACAGGCCTTGGCCGAGTATCTGGGGCTTCCCGATGCCAGCATCGAGATCAAACTCACGCCTAATCGCGCGGACTGTTTCAGCCTGCGCGGGATCGCGTTCGACGTGGCTGCAGCCTGCGCCAGCGAAGTCGTGGCGTTCGATGCGAGCGCGGTGGCGCCGGTGTCGACTCGCACGCTGGTGGTGGAACTGGATGCCGGCAACGAGGCGCCGCGCTATTGCGGGCGTGTGATCGAAGGCATCGACCCGGCTGCGAAGACGCCGGTTTGGTTGGCCGAGCGGCTGCGCCGCAGTGGCGTGCGTCCGGTGTCATTGCTGGTGGATATCACTCAGTACGTAATGCTGGAACTGGGTCAGCCGATGCATGTCTTCGACCTGGATACCTTGCAGGGTCCGATCGGCGTGCGGCGATCCCGCAGTGGTGAGCAGCTGGCGTTGCTGGATGGGCGGCAGGTTACGTTGGACGACAGCTTCCTGACCATTACCGACGCTGGTCGGCCGGTGGCATTGGCCGGCTTGATGGGTGGGTTAGACACGTGCGTCACCAATACCACGCGCAATGTGTTTCTGGAATCGGCGTATTTCGATCCGGCCGCGATCATGGGCCGTGGCCGCAGGCTTGGCCTGCATACCGATGCCGGACATCGCTTCGAGCGTGGCGTGGATCCGGCGTTGCCGCCGCAAGCGGTCGAAGTGGCCACGCGGTTGGTGCTGGAACTGGCTGGTGGCACGCCGGGCCCGGTGGTGCATGCACAATTGCCGCAGCATTTGCCCCAACCATCGCGCATTTTGCTGCGTCGTGCGCGGATTGCGCGCGTGCTCGGCATCCAGATCGAAGATGTCGATGTTGTACGCATTCTGAGTGCGCTCGGTATGCAACTCGAAGCGTTCGCCGAGGGCTGGCAGGTCGTGGCGCCGAGCCGTCGCTTCGACATCGCCATCGAAGAAGACTTGATCGAAGAATTGGCGCGCATCCATGGTTATGATCGCGTGCCGGCCACGTTGCCCGGCGGTGCAAGCCGCATCGCGATGCCGAGCGAAACCCAACTGGACGAGCTCAGCGTGCGTCGCCAACTGGTCGCGCGCGAACTGCAGGAAACTATCAATTACGCTTTCGTCGACGCCGCGTTGTTGAAGCGCTGGCAGCTGACTGACGGCTTGATGCCGTTGGCAAATCCGCTCAGCGCCGAGCTGGCAATCATGCGTCCGTGCTTGTTGCCAGGCCTTGTGGCAACGTTGGGCCGCAACGCTGCCCGTCAGGTCGGGCGCGTGCGCCTGTTCGAGCTGGGCAAGGTGTTTGCCGCTGCCGACGAAACTGGCGCAGCTCCGCAGGAGTCGCAGCATGTCGCCGCAGCGGTGTGCGGTGATGCCTTGGCACTGCAGTGGGGCGAGTCCGCGCGCAAGGTGGACTTTCACGACTTGAAAGGCGATCTGGTGGCACTGGCTGCGGCCAGTGGCGCGGTGCTGGAGTTCCAGCCGTCGACGCAACCGTTCGGGCATCCGGGTCGGTCCGCCGATATTTACCGCGATGGCGCCTGTATCGGCTGGATCGGGCAGGTGCATCCGCGTCTTGCCAAGGTGTTGGATATCGATATGGACGTGATTGCGTTCGAGCTGCAGCTGACGCCGTTGGTGCAACGCGCGCTGCCGCGTGCCGGCGAGTTGTCGCGATTCCCTTCGGTGCGGCGCGATCTGGCTTTCGTGGTGCCGGAAGAGGTGACCTGGGCAGCGCTGTCGACCACCGTACGGGCCACGGTCGGGCCGCTGTTGCGCGAGGTGCAGTTGTTCGACCGTTATGTCGGGCAAGGGGTCGAGCCAGGTTTCAAGAGTCTGGCTATGGGCTTGATTTTGCAGGATAACTCGCGCACTCTCACCGACAGGGATGTGGATGCGGTCGTTACCGCTGTGGTCGCTGTGATCGAGCGCGAGCATCGCGCCCGGATTCGGAGTTGA
- the rpmI gene encoding 50S ribosomal protein L35 gives MPKIKTNRAAAKRFRKTASGKYKCGHANRSHILTKKATKRKRNLRQTNHVRAEDAGRLDRMLPYL, from the coding sequence ATGCCCAAGATCAAAACCAACCGGGCGGCGGCCAAGCGTTTCCGCAAGACCGCCTCCGGCAAGTACAAGTGTGGCCACGCAAACCGTAGCCATATCCTCACGAAGAAAGCGACCAAGCGGAAGCGCAACCTGCGGCAGACCAATCATGTCCGTGCCGAGGACGCAGGCCGTCTTGACCGTATGCTTCCCTACCTCTGA
- a CDS encoding polysaccharide biosynthesis/export family protein produces the protein MKKLIGRFCQSISLALICSMTLGACSTGKDMASSLPLPDPLVMSEVQPEYRLSPGDLLLVKVFQVDDLERQVRIDQNGHISLPLIGDVVATGMGVGELEKMVADRYRAGYLQNPQVSVFVQESNGRRVTVTGAVDEPGIYPVIGANLTLQQAIAQAKGVSTVASRSNVIVFRMVNGQKMIARFDLTAIEKGANPDPEIYGGDIVVVYRSDARILLRTMLELTPLMMVWRAYR, from the coding sequence ATGAAGAAACTGATCGGACGATTCTGCCAAAGCATCAGCTTGGCGTTGATCTGCTCGATGACACTGGGCGCTTGCAGCACTGGTAAGGATATGGCTTCCTCATTGCCGCTCCCTGACCCGCTCGTAATGTCGGAAGTGCAGCCAGAGTATCGACTCTCTCCGGGCGACTTGCTGCTGGTCAAGGTATTCCAAGTCGACGATCTGGAGCGGCAGGTTCGCATCGACCAGAATGGTCACATCTCGTTGCCTTTGATAGGCGACGTTGTGGCCACCGGCATGGGTGTGGGTGAACTCGAAAAAATGGTGGCCGACCGGTACCGCGCCGGCTATCTGCAGAATCCGCAGGTGTCGGTCTTCGTGCAGGAGTCCAATGGCCGTCGCGTCACGGTGACCGGTGCGGTCGACGAGCCTGGTATTTACCCGGTCATCGGCGCCAACCTGACCCTGCAGCAGGCGATTGCGCAGGCCAAAGGTGTGAGTACGGTCGCCAGCCGCAGCAACGTCATCGTGTTCCGCATGGTCAACGGGCAAAAGATGATCGCGCGATTCGACCTGACCGCGATCGAGAAGGGGGCCAATCCGGATCCTGAGATCTACGGCGGCGACATCGTCGTGGTGTATCGCTCGGATGCGCGCATCTTGTTGCGCACCATGCTGGAACTGACCCCTCTTATGATGGTTTGGCGCGCTTACCGATGA
- a CDS encoding GumC family protein: protein MARLPMSMNSDNGSSSSHRHGHLALAEVGLIDYWRALVSQCWLIVLITLGAVLLALGITFLMPEKYRATSTLQIERDSLNVVNVDNLMPVESPQDRDFYQTQYQLLQSRSLARAVIREAKLDQEPAFKAQVDKALEKAAAKNPEAGKSIDSRRAIVDRSLTDTLLAGLVVEPILNSRLVYVNYDSSDPVLAAKIANTYPKVFIVSTQERRIKASSFASQFLSERLEQLRAKVEDSEKDLVSYSTDEQIVSLGDDKPSLPAQNLTDLNALLASAQDLRIKTEASWRQAASGDAMSLPQVLSNPLIQSLRGEQIRLTSEYQQKLSTFKPDYPEMQRLKAQIEESRRQINGEVINIRQSLKATYDASVHQEELLNQRIAGLRNSELDLQRRSIRYNMLKRDVDTNRQLYDALLQRYKEIGVASNVGVNNVTIVDTADVPTSKTSPKLKLNLALGLIFGIFLGVAVALVRYFLGGNGPETRLN from the coding sequence TTGGCGCGCTTACCGATGAGCATGAATTCCGACAATGGTTCCTCTTCGTCTCATCGCCACGGACATCTCGCGCTGGCGGAGGTGGGTCTGATTGACTACTGGCGCGCGCTGGTGTCGCAGTGTTGGCTGATCGTCCTGATCACCCTTGGCGCAGTGTTGCTGGCCCTTGGCATCACCTTTCTGATGCCCGAGAAGTATCGTGCGACCAGCACGCTGCAGATCGAGAGAGACTCGCTCAACGTGGTGAATGTCGACAATCTGATGCCGGTGGAGTCGCCGCAGGATCGCGATTTCTATCAGACCCAGTACCAGTTGCTGCAAAGCCGTTCGCTGGCGCGTGCAGTGATCCGCGAAGCTAAGCTCGATCAGGAGCCTGCGTTCAAGGCGCAGGTCGACAAGGCATTGGAAAAGGCGGCTGCCAAGAACCCGGAAGCCGGCAAATCGATTGATTCGCGTCGGGCGATCGTCGACCGCAGCTTGACAGACACCTTGCTGGCCGGCCTAGTGGTCGAGCCGATCCTCAATTCGCGTCTGGTCTACGTCAATTACGATTCGTCGGACCCGGTGCTGGCCGCCAAGATCGCCAATACGTATCCCAAGGTGTTCATCGTCAGCACGCAGGAGCGCCGCATAAAGGCGTCTTCGTTCGCGAGCCAGTTCCTGTCCGAACGTCTGGAGCAGCTGCGCGCAAAGGTGGAAGACTCGGAGAAGGATCTGGTCTCGTATTCGACCGATGAGCAGATCGTGTCGTTGGGCGATGACAAGCCGTCGCTGCCCGCACAGAATCTGACCGACCTCAACGCGCTGCTGGCATCGGCGCAGGACCTTCGTATCAAGACTGAGGCCTCCTGGCGTCAGGCCGCGAGCGGCGATGCCATGTCGCTGCCGCAGGTGCTCAGCAATCCGCTGATCCAGAGCTTGCGTGGCGAGCAGATCCGCCTGACGAGCGAATATCAGCAGAAGCTGTCGACCTTCAAGCCTGACTACCCGGAAATGCAGCGCCTCAAGGCGCAGATCGAAGAGTCGCGTCGTCAGATCAATGGCGAGGTGATTAACATCCGTCAGTCGTTGAAGGCGACCTATGACGCGTCGGTTCATCAGGAAGAACTGCTTAACCAGCGCATTGCAGGTTTGCGTAACAGCGAGCTGGATCTGCAGCGCCGCAGCATCCGTTACAACATGCTTAAGCGCGACGTCGATACCAACCGCCAGCTCTACGATGCGCTCTTGCAGCGCTACAAAGAGATCGGTGTTGCCAGCAACGTTGGCGTCAACAACGTGACCATTGTCGACACCGCAGACGTGCCTACGTCGAAGACTTCGCCGAAACTCAAATTGAACCTCGCTTTAGGCCTCATCTTTGGCATATTTCTGGGCGTGGCTGTGGCCCTCGTGCGGTACTTCTTGGGCGGCAATGGGCCGGAGACACGGTTGAACTGA
- a CDS encoding MerR family transcriptional regulator: MLDPGSNRELPPIPAKRYFTIGEVSELCDVKPHVLRYWETEFPSLEPVKRRGNRRYYQRHDVLMVRQIRGLLYEQGYTIGGARLRLEGDGAKSESALSNQIIKQVLMELEEVLQLLRR; the protein is encoded by the coding sequence ATGCTGGATCCGGGCAGTAATCGCGAGCTACCGCCGATCCCGGCGAAGCGCTACTTCACCATCGGCGAAGTCAGCGAGCTGTGCGACGTCAAACCGCATGTGCTGCGGTATTGGGAGACGGAATTTCCGAGCCTGGAGCCGGTCAAGCGGCGCGGCAATCGACGTTATTACCAGCGTCATGACGTGCTGATGGTGCGCCAGATTCGGGGCCTGCTGTATGAGCAGGGCTATACCATTGGCGGTGCGCGCCTGCGCCTGGAAGGTGACGGTGCCAAGAGCGAGTCGGCGCTGAGCAACCAGATCATTAAGCAGGTGCTGATGGAACTGGAAGAAGTCCTGCAACTGCTGCGGCGCTAG
- the infC gene encoding translation initiation factor IF-3, translated as MGDCNISTPDNKQNRKNQEIRVPRVRVIGSEGEMVGVLSRDEALAKAEEEGLDLVEIQPQADPPVCKIMDFGKFKFEQQKKANEAKKKTKQVEIKELKFRPVTDEGDYQIKLRNMRRFLEDGDKVKVNIRFRGREMSHQELGREMATRIEADLGEDIVIESRPRLEGRQMVMMIAPKKKI; from the coding sequence CTGGGAGATTGCAATATCAGTACCCCTGACAACAAACAGAACCGCAAGAACCAAGAAATCCGTGTGCCGCGCGTTCGCGTGATCGGCAGCGAGGGTGAGATGGTCGGCGTGTTGTCGCGCGACGAAGCGCTCGCCAAGGCCGAGGAAGAAGGCCTGGATCTGGTCGAAATCCAGCCGCAGGCAGATCCGCCGGTCTGCAAGATCATGGATTTCGGCAAGTTCAAGTTCGAGCAGCAGAAAAAGGCCAACGAGGCCAAGAAAAAGACTAAGCAGGTCGAGATCAAGGAGCTCAAGTTCCGTCCGGTCACCGACGAGGGCGACTATCAGATCAAGCTGCGCAATATGCGCCGCTTCCTGGAAGATGGCGACAAGGTCAAGGTCAACATCCGCTTCCGTGGCCGTGAAATGAGCCACCAGGAGCTGGGTCGCGAGATGGCGACTCGAATCGAGGCCGATCTGGGAGAAGATATCGTCATTGAATCCCGTCCGCGCCTGGAAGGGCGGCAGATGGTCATGATGATCGCGCCGAAGAAGAAGATCTGA
- the pheS gene encoding phenylalanine--tRNA ligase subunit alpha, translating to MSEIQSLTARALADVAAAQAPEQLEALRVALLGKSGSITAQLKQLGTLPAEQRKAAGEAINLSRDTLTAALSERKHTLETAALDARLAGERIDVTLPGRRSERGGLHPVTRTLERIVEIFARLGYELSDGPEIEDDWHNFEALNFPPHHPARAMHDTFYFGDGRLLRTHTSGVQVRYMETHKPPLRMIAAGKVYRSDSDQTHSPMFHQVEGLLVDEHSSFADLKGTLSEFVRAFFERDFEMRFRPSYFPFVEPGAEVDIAWQQPDGGTRWLEVLGCGMVHPNVLRSVGVDSERYTGFAFGLGVERFAMLRYGVNDLRAFFENDVRFLRQFA from the coding sequence ATGAGTGAGATTCAATCCCTGACTGCGCGCGCGCTGGCCGATGTCGCCGCCGCGCAGGCGCCGGAACAACTGGAGGCATTGCGTGTCGCATTGCTCGGCAAGAGCGGCAGCATCACCGCCCAGCTCAAGCAGCTCGGCACTTTGCCTGCTGAGCAGCGCAAAGCTGCTGGCGAAGCGATCAATCTGTCGCGCGATACACTGACCGCTGCGCTGTCCGAGCGCAAACACACGCTGGAAACCGCCGCACTGGATGCACGTCTGGCCGGTGAGCGCATCGACGTCACGTTGCCGGGTCGTCGAAGTGAGCGCGGCGGCTTGCACCCGGTCACGCGTACGCTCGAGCGCATCGTCGAGATCTTTGCGCGGCTTGGTTACGAGTTGTCGGACGGCCCAGAAATCGAGGACGACTGGCACAACTTCGAAGCCTTGAATTTTCCGCCGCACCATCCGGCGCGCGCGATGCACGACACGTTCTATTTCGGCGATGGCCGCCTGCTGCGGACACACACCTCCGGCGTGCAGGTGCGTTACATGGAGACGCACAAACCGCCACTGCGCATGATCGCCGCCGGCAAGGTGTATCGCTCCGATTCGGACCAGACCCATTCGCCGATGTTCCATCAGGTCGAAGGCCTGCTGGTGGACGAGCATTCCAGCTTCGCCGACCTCAAGGGCACCTTGTCCGAGTTCGTGCGCGCGTTCTTCGAACGCGATTTCGAAATGCGTTTCCGCCCCAGCTATTTCCCGTTTGTGGAGCCTGGCGCGGAAGTGGATATCGCTTGGCAGCAGCCCGATGGCGGCACCCGCTGGCTGGAAGTACTTGGCTGCGGCATGGTGCACCCGAACGTGTTACGCAGCGTCGGTGTCGACTCCGAGCGCTACACCGGCTTCGCGTTCGGTTTGGGCGTGGAGCGCTTCGCCATGCTGCGCTACGGCGTCAACGACCTGCGCGCGTTCTTCGAGAACGATGTGCGTTTCCTCAGGCAGTTTGCTTGA